One stretch of Chelonia mydas isolate rCheMyd1 chromosome 17, rCheMyd1.pri.v2, whole genome shotgun sequence DNA includes these proteins:
- the LOC114022034 gene encoding interleukin-8 has translation MKVTSLALTTLLLAALWTEAHCDSFVSQSNTCCMKDNFVPRRISPKHIRSCRPTGPNCSRQAVIVTLTQGKEVCVDPSKISLATCQGKQEKSHKDTQTAQLRQKQLLKNSV, from the exons ATGAAGGTCACCTCCTTAGCCCTGACAACGCTGCTCCTTGCCGCTCTCTGGACTGAAGCCCACTGTGATTCCT TCGTCAGCCAGAGCAACACATGCTGCATGAAAGATAATTTTGTTCCCAGAAGAATTTCTCCAAAACACATCAGAAGTTGCAGACCCACAGGTCCTAACTGCTCCCGCCAGGCCGTGAT AGTGACGCTCACACAGGGGAAGGAAGTCTGTGTTGATCCCAGTAAGATATCGCTGGCCACATGTCAAGGAAAGCAAGAAAAATCACATAAAGACACCCAGACTGCACAGCTGAGACAGAAGCAGCTGCTCAAGAACTCAGTGTGA